Proteins encoded together in one Fibrobacter sp. window:
- a CDS encoding helix-turn-helix domain-containing protein, translating into MKRALLPSQKRILNNLGKQIKLARLRRDLSAEQIAERADISRGTLIKIESGDEGVSMGHYFRVLIALGLASDILLVAKDDELGRKLQDAKLNVRERASKK; encoded by the coding sequence ATGAAAAGAGCATTATTACCATCGCAGAAAAGAATTTTAAACAACCTTGGCAAGCAGATAAAACTAGCCAGACTTCGCCGCGACCTCTCGGCAGAACAAATCGCCGAACGGGCAGACATTTCTCGTGGCACCTTGATAAAAATCGAAAGCGGTGATGAAGGCGTCTCCATGGGCCATTATTTTAGGGTACTGATTGCGTTGGGACTTGCAAGTGATATACTCCTTGTAGCAAAAGATGACGAACTCGGCAGAAAACTCCAAGACGCAAAACTAAACGTAAGAGAACGCGCCAGCAAGAAATAA
- a CDS encoding HipA domain-containing protein, with product MGILQETLQRGKSIFSFEFDKFWLNNPIFQIFDPNLSLFRGKQYAPTDKDNFGVFLDSTPDRWGRQLIDRRETILARKEGRPVIPRTELDYLLGVFDESRMGALRFKQSLDGDFIDNDKELATPPWESLRKLEAASLKLEQDENSIDDRWLKMLLRPGSSLGGARPKANVVDEHGHLWIAKFPSKKDRKDVGAWETVCMTLAKKCGVEISDFKCIKLGSKYHTFLTKRFDRTENNVRKHFTSAMTHLDYNDGANGGTGASYLELVEWISEHCVNVQGNLEQLFKRIIFNIAISNCDDHLRNHGFLLTPKGWTLSPAYDLTPDEYGTELSLNINESEANLDYNLAREVAPYFGIAPSDANRIIKKTNDVVSKWQKVATDIGISRSEQELIASAFKKKNGV from the coding sequence ATGGGCATTCTGCAAGAAACCTTGCAACGAGGCAAAAGCATCTTCTCCTTTGAATTTGACAAGTTCTGGTTAAACAATCCCATTTTTCAAATTTTTGATCCTAACCTAAGCCTATTTCGGGGAAAACAATACGCACCTACTGACAAAGATAACTTTGGCGTTTTCTTAGATTCCACTCCCGACCGTTGGGGGCGACAACTCATTGACCGCAGGGAAACTATTTTGGCTAGAAAGGAAGGACGCCCCGTAATTCCCAGGACTGAATTAGATTATCTACTGGGAGTTTTTGATGAGAGCCGCATGGGAGCCCTGCGATTCAAACAGAGTCTTGACGGTGATTTCATCGACAACGACAAAGAACTAGCGACACCACCTTGGGAATCCCTTCGAAAATTAGAGGCAGCCAGCCTAAAATTGGAACAGGATGAAAATTCCATTGATGACCGTTGGTTAAAAATGCTATTACGTCCAGGAAGTTCTCTCGGAGGAGCGCGACCAAAAGCAAATGTTGTCGATGAACATGGTCATCTATGGATAGCCAAGTTCCCAAGTAAAAAAGATCGAAAAGATGTCGGAGCTTGGGAAACTGTCTGCATGACTCTTGCAAAAAAATGCGGTGTAGAAATCAGCGACTTTAAATGCATTAAACTCGGTTCCAAATATCACACTTTTTTAACAAAAAGATTTGACCGAACAGAAAATAACGTCCGCAAGCATTTTACATCGGCAATGACGCATTTGGATTATAACGATGGAGCTAATGGAGGAACCGGAGCCAGCTACCTTGAATTGGTAGAGTGGATTTCTGAACATTGCGTAAATGTGCAAGGCAACTTAGAGCAGCTTTTCAAACGAATTATTTTCAACATTGCCATTTCCAATTGTGACGACCACCTGAGAAACCACGGTTTCCTCTTAACGCCCAAAGGCTGGACACTGTCACCAGCTTATGACTTGACACCCGACGAATATGGAACAGAACTTTCGTTGAACATTAACGAAAGCGAAGCAAATCTAGATTACAATTTGGCAAGAGAAGTTGCGCCCTATTTCGGCATCGCGCCAAGCGATGCAAACAGGATTATCAAAAAAACAAACGACGTTGTTTCAAAGTGGCAAAAGGTCGCAACAGACATAGGCATTTCGCGAAGCGAACAAGAGCTTATCGCATCAGCCTTCAAGAAAAAAAATGGTGTTTGA